Within Colius striatus isolate bColStr4 chromosome 5, bColStr4.1.hap1, whole genome shotgun sequence, the genomic segment TTTCCTGCTTAAAATCTCCCTCCTGCCCTTCCCCATGGAGAGGTCAGGATGGTTTCCTGAAGCAAGAGCAAGGGAGGCACATGCCCACCCCTGTGTTTGGTGACTCTCTGGTGAATCTGCAGgtcagcaggagctgaggggctgctctGAGTCACTGGGAGATGCTGCATCTGGAGCTGAGGGAGGTGTTGCTGGCACGGACAGGACAAATCCAAACTGTGGGCTTCTGCACAGCACAGTGCCTCCTGGCATTGTGTGGGAAGGCCGAGTTTATCTGGGGCTGGGATGTTGCTGCTTATCccaaaggaagcagaaaaatcCAGGCATCATCCAGCCATCACTCCCCCGAGTTTCAATCCTTCTCCTGGGACCATGACTTTACATGCAGCTGTTTAAGTAACAGACACACTGTTTCCCATGGGACACAGGGCTGGCAGTAAAGGAGAAGTCACTGCAGTGTGGAGGACAAGCCGGTGCCCTGGACAGCTGTAATTACAAGGGACCACGTTTCCACACAGCAGCATCTCTACTCTCCTCCTCGGCAGCCCTGGGCTTTGGATCTGCATGTGTTTCTCTTCCTGGTAGCAGCACCATCAGCAACCAGCCCAGGAGCAGAACACATTCCTGCAGGTGGGACGAGGACTGGCAGTGCAGTTGGATGTGTTTGTCTCCCCTGCTTCACGTTAGAGGGGCCATCCTGCCACGTGACAGATGTGTGATACTCCTGACCACTGCTGAGGGGAAGCTCTCTAGCACTGAGAGGGGGCAGCACTGCTGGCATTGTACTGATGCcttcagcaggagcaagaaCGAGCTTGAAAGTGTTCCCCAGGCCATTACACAAAGCCATAGTGGCTACTCACAGCTGGATACATTGGAGGATGcttcatagaaccacagaatcattttggctgggaaagccctttaagcttatcaagtccaagccctcccctcaccctgcccagcccagcactaccccacagcctcagcacctcagctccacgggtttgggatccctccagggctgggcactcccccagctccctgggcagtctggcacaggggctgacacccctctcagggaaacagttctgcctcagctccaatctcaacctcccctggggcaacttgaggctgtttcctcatgtcctctcacttgggagcagagactgatcCCCCAGCTCACatcctcctgtcagggagtgtcagagagtgctgctgtctcccctcaggctcctcttctccaggctcaacacccccattccctcagcccctccccagcacccttgtgctccagccccttccccagctctgtgcccagctctggccacgctgcagcccctcaatgTCCCTGTGGTAGTGAGTGAGGTGCCCAGCACTAAGGCTCTAAGCTTGGCCACCTGAGGAATAGGCATCCTCAAGGCTTTCAGGGACTCATCACAAGGATGTGACAAAGATGTCCAGGAAGAAGTCACATAGATCCAATGGATaagaaacactggcacagggaCCTGCATGCAGCTTTGGGTGGCTGACTTGGCCCTGAGGttacagcctggcacagggatggtgcTGCATTCGCTGAAGATTTACTTCCTTCATGTTAGGTTTGGTCTTGAAAGCTCTGCCCATTTGGGTCCTCCATGGTAGCAAAACAACCATTGGACTCTTGTGAGCTTGTGAGAGCACCCACCAAACCACAGGCATCTTGGGAATATCTCAGGGACAAGATCCACTCTGAGAAACAGCAGAGTGAGGCAGTGACTGGTCTCAGCCTCTCCCATGCAGCAGGAAACGCTGCCTGGGCTCCTAGTGAGGAGGTTTGCTTTCACTGTTGTGTTACTGGAAGGGTACAAACCTGCAGCCACACAAGAAATGCACAGGGTGAAACCACTCTGGCAAAGCACATCCTCAGCACTCGCCTTGGAGTTCAGCAGCTGGGTTTTAACATGCCCCTCAGTTCCTGAAGCTGCATGAAAACCATCCTAAAAACAAGCCAAGCCCGAAATGCTCCCCATAAACTAGGGGAAAACTTTCTGCCACTGTCCCTGTCCTGTCCCCACTGAAGCCAGACCTTCTGCTAAGCCCCTCACACAAAGGAGTGAAACCTGCCAGTTCCCCGGGTGAGGCTGGAGGCTGGAAGCCCAAGGACTGCTCCAGAATGACATCAGCCATCGTCTTGGACCAGCCGGGTTTTCCCAGGGGAGGTGGAAGGCTGTGAAATTCCCAGAGGGGTTGATATTACATTTATATATGTCTCTCTCCCTGTGCCtatattcacacacacacactcatctGTGTCTGTATCTATATGTTCATGCACAGCCCCCCACGCCCACGCCACGCGTCGCTCTGCCGCTGTGTGTAAGGGTCTGGTTCAACAGCAAAACACATCTGCCAGCACCGATCTCTCAGTCTCTACTAGCTCTCACCAAATAAAGGAGTCGAGACCCtttacagttttgttttcctggttgCATAAAGGCACTTTCTGATGATGTGATGCAGCAGCCAAAGACTGCAGCGGTTCCCATCAGACGCGTAGCGAGTGCTACGCAGGCACCGGGACGACGCAGTGACACTGCTGCGCTGGGCTGGAGCCTGTTTGCTCTTTGCTTcaacacagagcaataaaaccccaaagcctTCAGACTTTCAGGTCTCCCTGGGTAAGACAGTGGCTGTGTTTCTGCCCCACGAGCCGATGTGGGTGCCAGCTCGCAGCACACAGCGATGCCTTTGTCTCCAGCCTCTAACAGTTGAGGCAGGACACCAGCCGTGAGGGAAGGTTCGTGCCCGATGTCAGTTGCTTTCTTCTCTTATCAAGGGATCTGAGATTAATTTTGATTAAGGATATTTAGTAATTAAATGCTGCCTGGCCTACAGCACTCTGGCCTTGCCGTGCAGGAGGGGAGCTGCTCGCCGTCGGCCTGACTTCTCTCTGGAGAAGTCTCAGCAGCTCCTcttgtgcagcctctgttgGGGGCTCCTCCGCTGCTTACCGAAGGGCTGGGGGGTGCAGGGGCTTTGCTGTAGGTTCCCAACCAAAGAAAGTGTTgggaacaggaaagaaatgtcCTTTGTTAACGCACTGGAAGGCTGCACGACGTTGGTCTGAGACTCCTTTTCTCTCCCGACTTCCGTATGGAAACTGCGCCTGTGCCCTGTGAGACGAACGCGAGACAACACCGAAAACCAGAAACAGACCGAAGCCGAATCCCCGCTCACGCTGCCCTCTCTCCTTGCACACAAAGCTATATCCACACAGACGTCTTGCCATCTTTGCTGCTTGAGCTCCCTTTCTCCAAGCAGCCCTTGGGTTTAGCACCTTGTTTCTCCTGAGCGGTGTTGGCCCTGTTCTGCTCTACCACCGTGCCACCCGAGGCGGGGCTGCTGGTACGAGAGGGTTGTGTGTTGGCCTGGGTGCTGCTGTAGCTCTGAAACGCTATGTCTAACTGCTCCTGGGCCACTCGCAAGTGTTTGTGAAGGGTGGACAAGTCTGCCGGGAGGTTCTCATCCGGGCTGGTGCACTGCTGCTCCTGAGCGACGTTGGCCAAGTTCTGCTCGTGAGCCATCAGGCTGTTGGGGATCTTGGTGGACTTCTCCGATTTCACTACCAGGTTGTACTCAGGAGGGCAGGAGATGTTTTTTGGGTAGGCATAGTTGTAGGGAGGCTGCCTAAAGCTGTTGATCTTCCGGTTGCGGATGGCATCTCGGATGGTCCCGAAGCCCAGGTGGAACATCTCGCACATGTTGAGCAGTAAGCACAGGCAGCTCACCACGTACATCACCAGGAGGAAGATGGTTTTCTCTGTTGGCCGGGACACAAAGCAGTCCACGGTGTGCGGGCAGGGGACTCGGTTGCAGACATAATAGGCTTCTACCTCAAACCCGTAGAGCAGGTACTGCCCTATCAGAAAGCAAACCTCAAAGGAAGCTCTGGTAAGGAGCTGGAAGACGTAGATTTTCATCAGCCCTTCCTGCTGGATGCGCCTCCTCCCGTCgtgcttctgctgctctttgctcTTGGGCTTGGCTTTGGCTTGCTCGCGTTCCGCCGCGTCGTCGGAGATGGCGGGCTCCTCTTCGTCCGCCTCCATCGCGTCCTCCACGCTGTGCACCGCCTGCCAGTTCAGGGCAAactgcttcttcttcttcctgaaGCCCTTGAACTTCTCCTCCTCCGCCGACCGGGCGATCCTGTGGATGGCATAGCCCAGGTACATGACGGAAGGGGTGGAGATCATGATGATCTGGAAGACCCAGAACCTGACGTGCGACAGCGGCGCGAAGGCATCGTAGCAGACGTTGTCGCAGCCGGGCTGCTTGGTGTTACAGATGAACTTGCTCTGCTCGTCCGAGTAGATGGACTCGCCCCCCACCGCCGTCAGCACGATGCGGAACACGATGAGCACGGTGAGCCAGACCTTCCCCACGAAGGTGGAGTGGTTGTGAATCTCTTCTAGCAGGCGGGTTAGGAAGCTCCAGCTCATGTTGGTCATAAGGGCTACTCAGTTATAACCTGCGGGAAAGAAAAAACCAGCTGGAAGTTCAAAGGgataacgggcacaagctggaacacacgaCGTTCCagtggaacaggaggagaaacttctgtggcccaggctgcccagggagggtgtggaggctccttcttgggaggtttccaaacccttctggacacgttcctgtgccccctgagccagacgaacctgctttagcaatgggtggcactggatgagctctgcaaggCCCTTCTAACCCACACCACTCTGTGGTTGTGTGATCTGTGCCTGCACACAGCAATATGGCTGTGACTTTGGCACATCTGCGACAGATGAAGTCATTTTAGCTCAAAGAGGCACCTTTCCTGCTACAGCCCATCTCCCTGGGACCTGTGAGGGACCACGACAGCACAGCGTCAGGGAATGAGCCATGGCCAGCATGGGGACGAGCTGCATCACCACAATCTAGGGCAAGGGTACACAATAAACACAAACTGATAGTGCAACAAGCCACAGCACCTTCTAGATTCACCATTACCCACTTTGTTGCCTGTTGTCAAACATTGCTCAGCTGTCAGAAGGCTCTGAGTGGCTGTGAAAGCGAACGTGAGGAACCATGGAAGCCACCTAGGCACAGAAAGCTGCTTAACTTGTGACAACCTCTTATCTGCATAGCATGAGCTCGGGAGCCTGAGCTGAAAGCAGGAGCAGGGGATGCTGCCCACATCCCAGAGGCTTGCACTGctgaaatatcttttattaGCAAACccagaaaaatgcaaagaatcAGCAGAAGAATGGGAAAATTTATGTTTACAGGGCAACGGCCCTTTGAAGTGCCtttggaaaaaagcaaaacaaacatcTAATCAAATGCAGACTGTTTTCCAAATAAACCTTGCAAAGCTTTCAGAGAGAATGTTGCATTCATCACAAGAcctgggcagctggggaggaagagCTTGTAATAACCATTTGTGTTTAGCTTGACTTGCAATGGAGCCTCAGCCCAAGCTCCTTGGGTGACCCCAGGCATCAGTAAAGGCAGGACGTGGTTTTACTGCTTGactggcagcagccctggcaggagaTTGGAGATGAGGGCAACAGGGAAAGCACCCAGACCCAAAGTGCATCGTGGTGAGGAAGAGCAGGGAACAGGCTCTCCCATTCTCatcccagggcagcagggaatGGGCTCAtcctctctgctcccctcctctgAACCATCCCCTGGCTCGTGATGGAGTTTACCCACAGTGCTTCCACATAGACCCCTGATGACAGGCAGTAGATTAGGTCTCTGTGAGCCCAATCCCACCCATGAACTGACACCTACCACTGCAGCCAGAAGCAAAGAGTGGatgtggtggtggcagatgtaGGAGCCAGTCATGTGAGCATGGACACGAGCAAGTTAGCACAGGGTAGCACAGGGCAGGGGTGTGTTATGGCTCAGCAGTCGCTGATCCTCCGTGATcaagcagaggaagagaaagaagctgTTGTCCATAAGTTGAAAGAGTGTGGCCATCAAACCTACCCCTCCATGCTGGGTGAGCGTAGCTGAGTGGAGATGAATATCCAGGAGGGAAAATGATGCCACGAGACATGAGCCTCGTCCTAACCTGGCTTTTATACAGAGACACACAGCCACCAGCCTCAGCCATgggcacagccccacacaggagCAAGAAGTGAAAGGTGCCTGTCTCTGCTCTCCACGTCGAGCCTTTCTGGAATGTGACTTTGCTCACGCTGCTTCTTAGGCCAGGAGCCAAACAGCCCTGGTTTGCTCAGCCCTTGCCTTTGTGCTGCCCCAGGAGGTAGCAGCGTGGTCCCAGCCTCAAGATGCAGTGAAATTCTTCTGCTGTCGAGGGCTCTCGAGAGCAAGCAGATGGAATTTTCTAACCCTGCTATTTCCAGATCAAACAAATGCTCTGTGAACCCAAACCCCCAAGTCTTCACACGCCAGAGCAAGGCTGTGAGAGAACTCTGCAGATGGTGTTATTCTTGTCCTGGAgctggagaaactgaggcagggagcagaggaacaGCTCACTCAAGACTGGGTAATAAGCCAGAAGGTGAGGTAGGGAAGTTCTCCTCTCTGCCCTCAACTAACCTGGTGGAGAACAGCTCCCAGTCCCCATCTCCTGCCCCAAAAGTGTTGCCTTGGACACCATGGTCAGcacagaaatgctgctgcagatgggacgatgcagctgctgcagaagaacGTGGAAGGTGATCCCCACAGAGCTATTGAGCAAACTGGGCTTGttcaggggtgagatgggaaaGCATCCCCCTCTGAATGCCTTTTTGCTTCTTTAGACTCAGTGGATACACTTCAAAGTGTCTTTAACCCTTCCTCTGGTTTGTGTGGCCCGTTCAGGTGGGGGCACAATGGGGTGCTGAGTGATTTGCAGGATGAATCCAGGCACTCAGCCAAGCTCCAGCTGCCGggggctgggaagggaagaCCCTGCTGGGTGCAGCAGTGTCCTGCTGTGGGACACAGCACATCTGTCTCTGGAGCATCCGGGTCCAGCTGGGGCTGGAACCAAGCACACATCAGCCCCAGCTCGGCCGGTCCCACAGGGGTTGGGTTCAcccaccagctcccagctgcaTCCTCAATTAGCTGCAAGTCCCAAACTGTTCTGGAACACAGGCTACAAACGACCTGTGGAGCAGCTCATTTATCCTTTCAGTGCTCACCTAAAGGCTTCCTGAAGTCTCCACTGAGGCTCATTTACCCTTTTGCAGGTGTTACTCAAGGATGCAATCCCCAAGGCTCACATTCGCCTCCCAGGGACCTTCTGCTTGGGCAGGGAGGGTCTGAGCCAGGTAATGATGGCTTTTGGAGTAAATAGTCAGAGTTTGGTCTGGTGTTAGTCAGGGCTGTTGGCAGAGCACCCACTGTTCCCTCGGGAGACACATTTTAGAAAGGGCCACCTGGCAGCATTGGTTCTAAGCACTCCCAGACCTCCTGAGtcaaggagaaggaaagaaactgcaaagcaACAAAAGTGGTGGGTTGTTGCTTGGAGAAGACCACCTCTGCttcccagccagcagcctggCCTGGCCCTGCCCCTGACACTGCAGCTCAGCCCTCTGTGCACATCTGGATCTGCAGGAACATCTGCAGGAAACAGCCTCGAGCTGCTCCTGTGCCCCCGGGACCCCGCTCAGGCCCCTCTGTATGAACACACCTTGATGTTACACTCCCATGTGTCCACCCACTCTCCTGGCACTGTACTGGAGAGCAGGAACTAAAGGAAACGAGCTAAAAAACCCTCCTACAATCACTTCAGTTGAAATCCCAGTGCTTTTGGCCACTCACTGGCTAGAAAGACCATCCTGTGAGGTTTCAATGCCTTTAGTTGCTTGGGGAGGGGGTCAGTACACCATTGTATTTTGGAATCAGTTACAAGGCAAACAAGCTTTCAAGGAAGAGCTTGTTCACCTTGCTCTTGCTGACAAATAGGACGGTACAAGGAAAAGACCATGTCTCACCTCCTCTCAATGCCAGCTATCAAAGCCCAGGAGATGGATTTTACACCTTCCATGAGCTTCAGGCCTAATTCCCCTGTGCAGTGAGGAAGTTACAGAGCCCATCTCCGTGGGGAAAAACACCTGTGTGGATgtgcagcaggtggagggatcAGATGAGATGGTTTGTGAGGATAAATGATCCGCCAGAGAGATTTCACGGGAGGACCCGTCATCCCTCTGCCTTTGACACCCAGCCATTCATTCACTCATCCATCTCCACACGTCACCTCCAGCCTGACTAAAGGGGGTCCAGGTTTCAAAGGAGGAGCTGGACCTCTCagcccaccagcagcactgaaagCAGTGAAAACTGTCTGTAGCCAGGCAGAGGAGCGAGCTGCTGGCTCCACGTTCTCGCCACGGTTCCATCCCCAAACCCACCACCCCCTCCGTGCAGTCACAGGCACAACGGCTGGAACTGGGGAAACTTCAACACCTGAGTCTCAAacaagcaggaggcagggaaaaaaagaaacagagaaaaaactgGATGTCCTTCCTCACTGTACACACCATTGCTTAAGCTGGAGGGAAAACaatgagagggggaaaaaaaacctccttacTTACAGAGACATGGTGCTTGTGGcggctgctctgcctcctccccgaCATTCCAGTGCTGATAAACTCCCCCTTGCCTCGGTCCTGCCGTGTGCCAGAGCCTAGAAACCCGAGCTCCAGGGGAAGTATTTAAAGTGCCGCCAAACCCCGCCTCTGCCAGACCACCACCGAGGTCCTGCCCCGGCTGCCTGCACCCCTACACCCACCGCAGCTCCCGGCCCCTCTTTCCCTCACCAAGCCTTAGGAGAAGGAGGGAAGGTGCTATTTATATGTATCCCAGGAAAAGCACTACTTTTAAATCTAAACAAGCTGCTGGGTCTGGTTTTAGGAACGCTGCCTGGAATTTTGGTGCTGAGCTCTTTGAGCCGGTTAGGAGGAAATGAATAGCATCAGGCAGTGGCGCTGGGAACGGATCTGTGAGACAGGGAGCATGACTAACAGGGAGCATGTGGAAAACACATTTAGGCAAAAGCTCCTGGGTTGCTTTGGggagcaaaacaaaagaaaccactaaaaaaaaagagttaaggAAAGAGGCAAGGCTCCCTGGTGAGGAAAACTGCTCTgaagctcctgctctgctgctctcccaggtGAGGCTTTCTCTCACAGCGGTGGTGCAGCCTCTCTCCAGGCTGCTGGATGGGAGCAGAGAGCAGATGAAGGATGTGGAAAGGGTTTTGAGCACACACAGAGCCTTTTTGGCTTGTTTgctgagggaagaagagttaAGAAGAAACCTGGGGATGTACATGAAGCCTAAGGCAAGCGGAGAAGAAAACGTCCATCCCGATGGTCCAGGGGTCACCTCTGCTTCACCCCTGGGGAGCCTCGTCATTGCCACTCCAGTGGGATCTGAGCTCCAGGCATCTGCCAAGATGCAAATGGAGAGTCAAGGCAGAAGTGTCCCCAGGAgccagtgaggaggaggaaggatggGAGAGCAGTGGCCAAGAAGTCACTAAACAGATCAGACACAGCCTTTGACCAAGGGGGTTGGTAGAAACCATATGGTTTATCAGGAACTTCCATCCCTGCTCCTGACAAAGCAGGACAGCCACCTTTGTTGTCAGACCCCTGGTTTCTCAAAGAGCCCAGAGGGACCTGGAGGGACAATTCCTGATTGCTGGAGTATCTTGCACCAATGCTTTTGCacacagcagcatctcctgccctgctccacgCTGCCAAACGCTTTGGCCATTGTGCTGACAggtgctgtgccagagctcagGAGCGTGTCAGCCTCTGCTGACACCAGAGCTCGGCTCTGTGACACCACCACAGCACAGCTAATGGGGCCTCCATGGTATATGGCATTTCTGGACACGTTGCAGTAGCTTCCCTGGAGGTTTTAAGTTATAGACTTGATTACCCATACACCCTGGTAGGTGAATTCACTGTTTGGAAGCAGCCATCTGTGATAGGCAAGTGGAACAGCCCTAAACTGGGTGTAGGGATGAACGTGCCCTTGGAGGAACAAGCCACCCTAGGGAAGTCAGGTTTTGGGAGGCATGCTGGGGGAATAAGCCTCAAAAGAAGTTAAACTATCACATCCCTGGCTGCCTGCCTCAACTCCAGCACACTGACAAAGCTTGTGCTCTCACAAGATGAGGGAGCTGGCTTCAGAGGAGAGCACCCTAGGGCTGGAGATCTCCTCCAGCAACACCTCAGCCTCCCTGGGGATCTACAGAGGGGAGATCTCCCCTGCTCTGAGGGAGTGAAAACATGCAGCAAGCTGAGACCACGTCACCCCTGCGTGTTCCTGGGGTTGGGTTTGGCCTCCAGCATGTTGGGGCAGTGCCCACGTGGTCCTTGCATGAGaaccctgcagcccccagctcaTGTCACACCACCTGCTTCTAAAAGACAAGTCCTATGAGCcacagaatcgttttggttggaaaagccctttaaggtcatcgagtccaacccctcacctcacactgccaagcccaccacagCAAAACGATCCATCAGACCTGAGGGGTGGCTACCCAGATCTCATTCCCATCAAGGAACTGTGGTGAAACTTGCCCCCTGCTCCAGAGAAGTATTATTAGTTAGTTAAAAATAACTAGCTGAGAACAActtccaggctctgcaggactgcagcagcaacTTAGAGATAAAAGGCAGCTCAGCACGGTCCCTGTCCCATGGGTCATGCAGCCTTTGCTTTCTAACCATACAGGTTATTTATACACACAGCAGTCTCCTCTGGTGGAagttttttggggggggcaTCTGTGCTTcagcaacaacaacagcaacatcTGCTCCTTCTCCAGTCTcctgcccagcagctcaggTCATTGCACAGGCAGGGATCGAGTGGTTGCCATCACCAAACCATCACCCATGAGCca encodes:
- the GJC2 gene encoding gap junction gamma-2 protein, giving the protein MTNMSWSFLTRLLEEIHNHSTFVGKVWLTVLIVFRIVLTAVGGESIYSDEQSKFICNTKQPGCDNVCYDAFAPLSHVRFWVFQIIMISTPSVMYLGYAIHRIARSAEEEKFKGFRKKKKQFALNWQAVHSVEDAMEADEEEPAISDDAAEREQAKAKPKSKEQQKHDGRRRIQQEGLMKIYVFQLLTRASFEVCFLIGQYLLYGFEVEAYYVCNRVPCPHTVDCFVSRPTEKTIFLLVMYVVSCLCLLLNMCEMFHLGFGTIRDAIRNRKINSFRQPPYNYAYPKNISCPPEYNLVVKSEKSTKIPNSLMAHEQNLANVAQEQQCTSPDENLPADLSTLHKHLRVAQEQLDIAFQSYSSTQANTQPSRTSSPASGGTVVEQNRANTAQEKQGAKPKGCLEKGSSSSKDGKTSVWI